One Campylobacter pinnipediorum subsp. caledonicus genomic window carries:
- a CDS encoding YggS family pyridoxal phosphate-dependent enzyme translates to MINLKELYEKIGDVRLIAVSKNVTSKEVIELINQGQIEFGENRVQEMAKKQTELASFGPKWHMIGRLQDNKINQLISLRPTLWQSCDSLKKAVAVDKRLDYKLDTLLQINSANEDSKQGVSTSQATEEYLKIKQECKNINLIGVMSIGANVDDEKQIQKSFEQTYKIYESLKSSGAKICSMGMSSDFMLAIKCGSNMIRLGTMLYK, encoded by the coding sequence ATGATAAATTTAAAAGAACTTTATGAAAAAATAGGCGATGTAAGGCTTATAGCCGTAAGCAAAAATGTAACCAGCAAAGAGGTTATAGAGCTTATAAATCAAGGTCAGATAGAATTTGGCGAAAACAGGGTTCAAGAGATGGCTAAAAAGCAAACAGAACTAGCAAGCTTTGGTCCAAAATGGCATATGATAGGAAGATTGCAAGATAATAAAATAAATCAACTTATATCACTTCGCCCTACTCTATGGCAAAGTTGTGATAGTTTAAAAAAGGCAGTTGCGGTAGACAAAAGGCTTGATTATAAGCTAGATACACTTTTGCAAATAAACTCAGCAAACGAAGATAGCAAACAAGGTGTAAGCACAAGCCAAGCGACAGAAGAATATCTAAAAATCAAACAAGAATGCAAAAATATAAATCTTATCGGTGTCATGAGCATAGGTGCTAATGTTGATGATGAAAAACAGATACAAAAAAGCTTTGAGCAAACATATAAAATTTATGAGAGTTTAAAATCTAGTGGAGCTAAAATATGTTCTATGGGAATGAGTTCTGATTTTATGTTGGCAATAAAATGCGGTTCAAATATGATTCGTTTGGGGACTATGCTATATAAATAA